A genomic window from Brassica oleracea var. oleracea cultivar TO1000 chromosome C8, BOL, whole genome shotgun sequence includes:
- the LOC106312395 gene encoding uroporphyrinogen-III synthase, chloroplastic, with product MASLLSPSPLLSLQPPHHSLKKGVPCLVRDSLSSSNSIPQVVVTRESGKNKQIIKALEKRGISSLELPLIQHARGPDFDRLPSLLTDKSFDWIIITSPQAASVFLEAWKAACSPKVKVGVVGAGTARIFDEPLQASQGALHLAFTPSKATGKVLASELPDNVGKTSSVLYPASLKASNEIEEGLSRRGFDVLRLNTYTTVPVQSVDATLLQQALSAPVLSVGSPSAIRAWMNLIQNEKQWSNNVACIGETTASAARRLGFKKVYHPEQPGLEGWVDSIMEALTAHEELHRF from the exons ATGGCGTCGCTTCTGTCTCCTTCCCCTCTCTTATCTCTTCAACCACCTCATCATTCCCTCAAAAAGGGGGTTCCTTGTCTCGTTCGAGATTCATTGTCTTCCTCCAATTCGATTCCCCAGGTGGTTGTTACCCGAGAGAGTGGGAAGAACAAACAAATCATCAAAGCCTTG GAGAAACGTGGGATTTCATCTTTAGAGCTCCCACTGATTCAACATGCTCGCGGACCTGATTTCGATCGCCTTCCTTCTCTACTAACTG ATAAGAGCTTTGACTGGATCATCATAACCTCTCCACAGGCAGCTTCTGTCTTTCTCGAGGCGTGGAA GGCAGCTTGCTCTCCAAAAGTGAAAGTAGGTGTAGTCGGAGCTGGAACTGCCCGTATCTTTGATGAGCCACTGCAAGCTTCACAAGGAGCGCTTCATCTTGCCTTTACACCATCTAAAG CAACTGGTAAAGTCTTGGCTTCAGAGCTTCCAGACAATGTGGGCAAAACTTCTTCTGTCTTATACCCGGCTTCTCTAAAAGCAAGCAATGAGATTG AGGAAGGATTGTCCAGGCGTGGGTTTGACGTTCTGAGGCTGAATACATACACAACA GTTCCTGTGCAAAGTGTAGATGCGACGCTTCTGCAACAGGCATTGTCTGCGCCTGTTCTTTCTGTAGGTTCACCTTCTGCAATCCG GGCCTGGATGAATTTGATTCAAAACGAGAAGCAGTGGAGTAATAATGTTGCCTGCATAGGAGAGACAACTGCTTCAGCTGCAAGACGACTAGGATTTAAAAAGGTTTACCACCCGGAGCAACCAGGGCTTGAAGG ATGGGTCGACAGCATCATGGAAGCTCTAACCGCTCACGAAGAATTACACAGATTTTAA